One genomic window of Vicugna pacos chromosome 18, VicPac4, whole genome shotgun sequence includes the following:
- the GPR146 gene encoding probable G-protein coupled receptor 146 has product MWSCGPLNGTGGGEDQLLCPHVQRALSALSLLHLVVGVPVGLGYNALLLAVNLQDQGSMTMPDVYFANMAVAGLVLSALAPVHLLGPGASGWALWDLGSAVHITLLVLFNVSSLVTLYSTALLSLDCYIERALPRTYMSSVYNSRHVCGFVWGGALLTSFSSLLFYICGHVAARLAECARMQDTEAADAILVLTGYLVPGLAVLYALVLLSRVRKADTPLDQDAGWLDPSVHRLLVATVCVQFGLWTPHYLTLLGHTILAARGKPLDGHHLRMLRFAKDLSRSLAFASSSVVPLLYRYINRNFPGKLRRLLKKVHRGQQGCALDQAGPQQAMA; this is encoded by the coding sequence ATGTGGAGCTGCGGCCCTCTCAACGGCACGGGCGGGGGTGAGGACCAGCTCCTGTGCCCGCACGTCCAGCGGGCCCTGTCCGCCCTGTCCCTGCTCCACCTGGTGGTCGGTGTCCCGGTGGGCCTGGGCTACAACGCGCTGCTGCTCGCGGTCAACCTGCAGGACCAGGGCAGCATGACCATGCCTGATGTCTACTTCGCCAACATGGCCGTGGCGGGCCTGGTCCTCAGCGCCCTGGCGCCCGTGCACCTGCTGGGCCCTGGTGCCTCCGGGTGGGCCCTGTGGGACCTGGGCAGCGCGGTCCACATCACGCTGCTCGTGCTGTTCAACGTGTCCTCACTGGTGACCCTGTACTCCACTGCCCTGCTCAGCCTGGACTGCTACATTGAGCGGGCCCTGCCGCGCACCTATATGTCCAGTGTCTACAACAGCAGGCACGTGTGTGGCTTCGTCTGGGGCGGGGCGCTGCTCACCAGCTTCTCCTCCCTGCTCTTCTACATCTGCGGCCACGTGGCAGCCAGGCTCGCGGAATGCGCCAGGATGCAGGACACCGAGGCCGCCGACGCCATCCTGGTGCTCACCGGGTACCTGGTGCCCGGCCTGGCCGTGCTCTATGCACTCGTGCTCCTCTCACGAGTCCGGAAGGCGGACACGCCGCTTGACCAGGACGCGGGGTGGCTGGACCCCTCGGTGCACAGGCTCCTGGTGGCCACTGTGTGTGTGCAGTTTGGGCTCTGGACGCCTCACTACCTGACCCTCCTGGGGCACACGATCCTGGCTGCGCGGGGCAAGCCCCTGGATGGGCACCACCTGCGGATGCTGCGCTTTGCCAAGGACCTGTCACGGTCCCTGGCCTTCGCCAGCAGCTCAGTGGTGCCGCTGCTTTACCGCTACATCAACAGAAACTTCCCCGGCAAGCTCCGGCGGCTGCTGAAGAAGGTGCACCGTGGGCAGCAGGGCTGCGCCCTGGACCAGGCGGGGCCGCAGCAGGCGATGGCGTAG